The sequence below is a genomic window from Halosolutus gelatinilyticus.
GGTGATACTCAGTTGCCCCCACTCGCGATCGATGCCCCCCCGGAGCGCCTCGTACCGATCGGGGACGGCGAGCGTCGCACCGGTTTTCTCGCGGTCGGCGGAGCCGCGTTCGTCGGGGTCCCCGTCGCCCGATCGGTCGGTAGCTTCGCCGTCGATCGGCGCCCGTTCGCACCACCGGAGGAACGCCTGGCGGGCGGTCCCCTCGCCGCCGATCGATCGCCTCCAGTAGCGCCAGTTCGTCACGTACGCCGGGATCGCCTCGAGTGCGTCGCGGAGTTCGGCCTCGTCGAGCCCCGCCCAGCCGCTCGCGGGGGTTTCGAGGCGGTAGCCGTCGTCGTCGACCGCAAGGCGGAGGCCGTCGAATGTCAGGTCGCCGTCCGCCTCCGCGGCCTCGTGGAGGGCGTCGACGGCCGTCGTCGTCAGGGACACGATCAGTCACCCGCGCCGGCGTTCGTGTCTGCACGGCCGCTGCCGCCGTCGCCGTCGGTCGCTGATCGAACGCGGGCGCGGATCTCGTCCACTGCGTCGCCGATATCGGCGCCCGCGTCGGCCGTCCGTTCGAGGACGACGTCGGCCGTCAATTCCTCGGTGCCGACGGCGCCGGCGTACCAGATCCGGTGGCCGTCGACCTCGGCCGGGACGTCCCACCCCGTTGTGTAGTCCTCGGTCAGCCCCACGTCCTCGGGGATGTCCTCTTGTGTGTGGTACCCGTCGGCGATGAACAGCGGCACGACGACGACGTCTTCGCTCTCGAAGTAGTCGGTGACGTCGTCGACCTCGGGTTCCTCGTCCATGAACAGCGCGCGCACCTCGTCGAACCGACCACGCTCGCGGATGCGCTCGGTGTGGTACTCGATCGCCTTCGCGGAGTTCTCGTTGCGGTCCGTGCCGTGGCCGACGACCGCGAGGCCGACCCCTTCGCCGACGCCGGGATCGCCCGTGACGGATTCGGCTCGCTGAACGATCACGTCCGTCATCGCGTCGTGCGTGCCGATCGGCCCGCAGTAGTGGATCGTCTTGTCGACGTCGCTCGCCTCGAGCGTCGCGTCGGAGGCCTCGGTACCGTCGGACTCCCACAGGTCAGGGTCCCACTTCTCGAGGCGGAGTTCGCGCGGGATCACCCGTTCGGTGAAGTATCCCTCGCTGATGAAGAGGGGAACGACGAACACCTCGTCGGATTCGAGGGTGCGGATGACCTCGCGGAAGTGGGGTTCTTCCTTCCAGAACGCCTCGCGAACCTCGTCGAACGCGCCCGTTTCGCGAACGCGGTCCGCGTGTGCGTAGGTCGGATCGGAGGCGTCCGGATTCAGGTGCGATCCGTGAGCCGCGATGACCAGCGCTTGCATAGCCGGCAGTTGGTGCGGGGACGGTTTAGGACTTCCTAACGTGGAGAACGCGCGATCCGGGGCCCGCGTTCACACCGTAAACTCGGTCCGGGCTTCGTACGTCGCGTTTCGGGACTGGAGCGCTCCCAGGGCGGTGTACTCGCCGGATTCTGGATCGCTCCACTCGCCCTCGTAGGTCGCCCGCGCGCCGGGATCGATCGTCTCCGATCCGAGCACCTGCGCGAACATCCGGCCGTCGGTAAAGCGCCAGACCTCGCGGCCCTCGCTCTCGACGACGAACTCGGCCCGGCAGGCGTCCGAGAACTGCAGTTCGAGCGGGTCGTCCCCAGCGTTGGTCACCGTGAGCGCGAACGTCACCGTCTCCGATTCCGATTCGTCCGTCGATACCGTCGCCTCGAGCGAACCCTCGAGTTCCATACGTTCGCTTCGAGGGTGGGGAAAATAGGTCTTCCCTCGATTCGTCGGTTCGACGGGGGAGGAAGTGACGGGGCGAGGAGCCGTCGAGAGCACGAAACGGCTCGCGAACACTCGCGTCGCCTCGCCAGTACGTATCGATACTACTTCGTTACTACGACGTTGTCGAGGTAACTCGTGTCGTCACCCGCCCGATACTCGCCGCGGATGCGGAGGACTTCCAAGTTCGCGAGGACGTCGCGGAACCGTTCTTCCGTCGCCAGCGGCTCCCCGCTCGTCAGATCGATCCAGATCGCGTCGGCCGTGAGCGGGACCTCGTACGAGGTCCACTCCTCACCCGGATTGCCCTGGTCGCCGCGGAACTCGTAGACGAGCTTCCGATCGCCGCTCGCGAGCAGCACGTCGCCGCCTTCGACGGGCTCGGCGTCGAACTGCCGATCGGTCCGGGCTTGGCGAAGATCGAACGATAACTGCCCGCCGTAGAACGCCTCGCGGTCGCCGAGGAACTTAAACGGCGCCTGATAGTACCAGGCGATGCCGCCCTGATCCTCGTCGTCGCTGATGTGTCCGCCGGGATTGCCGCCGCTGGCGCGGTAGGTCGGACGGTTGCTCCCGCCGTTCTGCGAGATGAGCCAGCCCTCGGCGTCGTCGTC
It includes:
- a CDS encoding CbiX/SirB N-terminal domain-containing protein — translated: MQALVIAAHGSHLNPDASDPTYAHADRVRETGAFDEVREAFWKEEPHFREVIRTLESDEVFVVPLFISEGYFTERVIPRELRLEKWDPDLWESDGTEASDATLEASDVDKTIHYCGPIGTHDAMTDVIVQRAESVTGDPGVGEGVGLAVVGHGTDRNENSAKAIEYHTERIRERGRFDEVRALFMDEEPEVDDVTDYFESEDVVVVPLFIADGYHTQEDIPEDVGLTEDYTTGWDVPAEVDGHRIWYAGAVGTEELTADVVLERTADAGADIGDAVDEIRARVRSATDGDGGSGRADTNAGAGD
- a CDS encoding BsuPI-related putative proteinase inhibitor, whose product is MELEGSLEATVSTDESESETVTFALTVTNAGDDPLELQFSDACRAEFVVESEGREVWRFTDGRMFAQVLGSETIDPGARATYEGEWSDPESGEYTALGALQSRNATYEARTEFTV